One Actinospica robiniae DSM 44927 genomic region harbors:
- a CDS encoding ABC transporter permease yields the protein MLTFIVRRLIAAVGLLLVVALITYCIFYQLPLWAGMTVNSLASEFVGKSQNPQALQGVIERFHFNQPFVVQYYDYVKAILVGDTYSDGTQLIHCNAPCFGYSFRNGEQVWPTLLDRFPVTFSIAIGAAVLWLIAGVGIGVVSAVRKGSLLDRATMITALLGIALPVYFVGPLLWMADGFPAISYTSFLGDPIGWAQSLWIPWVALAFGYAAIYARMTRAGMLDALGEDFVRTARAKGLSGGKVIFRHGLRAAVMPIVTMFGMDVGAVLGGAVLLEVSFSLPGLGQLAINSLQTSDLPVIMGVTLMAAFFVIIANLLVDIVYASLDPRIRLS from the coding sequence ATGCTGACCTTTATAGTCAGGCGCTTGATCGCCGCAGTCGGCCTGCTGCTCGTGGTCGCTCTGATCACGTACTGCATCTTCTACCAGCTGCCCCTCTGGGCGGGCATGACGGTGAACAGCTTGGCCTCGGAGTTCGTGGGCAAGTCGCAGAACCCCCAGGCCCTCCAAGGCGTGATCGAACGGTTCCACTTCAATCAGCCGTTCGTCGTCCAGTACTACGACTACGTCAAGGCGATCCTGGTCGGCGACACGTACTCGGACGGCACGCAGCTGATCCACTGCAACGCCCCGTGCTTCGGCTACTCCTTCCGCAACGGCGAGCAGGTGTGGCCCACCCTGCTCGACCGCTTCCCGGTGACCTTCTCGATCGCCATCGGCGCGGCGGTGCTGTGGCTGATCGCCGGCGTCGGCATCGGCGTCGTCTCGGCCGTGCGCAAGGGCTCGCTCCTCGACCGCGCCACGATGATCACCGCGCTGCTCGGCATCGCCCTGCCGGTCTACTTCGTCGGCCCGCTGCTGTGGATGGCGGACGGCTTCCCGGCCATCAGCTACACCTCCTTCCTGGGCGACCCGATCGGCTGGGCCCAGTCGCTGTGGATCCCGTGGGTCGCGCTCGCCTTCGGCTACGCCGCCATCTACGCGCGGATGACCAGGGCCGGCATGCTCGACGCGCTGGGTGAGGACTTCGTGCGCACCGCCCGGGCCAAGGGCCTGAGCGGCGGCAAGGTCATCTTCCGGCACGGCCTGCGCGCCGCGGTCATGCCGATCGTGACCATGTTCGGCATGGACGTCGGCGCCGTGCTCGGCGGCGCGGTCCTGCTCGAGGTCAGCTTCTCCCTCCCGGGGCTCGGCCAGCTGGCCATCAACTCGCTGCAGACCAGCGACCTGCCCGTGATCATGGGCGTGACGCTGATGGCGGCCTTCTTCGTGATCATCGCCAACCTCCTGGTCGACATCGTCTACGCGTCGCTCGACCCGAGGATCCGGCTCTCATGA
- a CDS encoding ABC transporter ATP-binding protein, which produces MSSISSNPAETSASRATGQPFLDVRDLRVHFGTEDGLVKSVDGISFQLERGQTLGVVGESGSGKSVTSLSLLGLHKRADRKGRGGARMSGEIWLDGEELISADQGRLQELRGNKMAMIFQDPLSAMHPYYTVGDQLIEAYRVHNKVSKAVARKRAVEMLDRVGIPQPDTRVDDYPHQFSGGMRQRAMIAMSLMCDPQLLIADEPTTALDVTVQAQILDLMRDLQREFNSALIIITHDLGVVAELADNIMVMYGGKAIEYGPAKTVFTAPEHPYTWGLLTSMPRLDRPVQDRLVPIPGSPPSLINVPSGCAFNPRCGYVSLNGERCTSVVPELLQVTTGERHLVRCHLPEDVRQRTFNEEIRTLL; this is translated from the coding sequence ATGTCCAGTATCAGCAGCAACCCGGCCGAGACGAGCGCCTCCCGCGCGACCGGCCAGCCCTTCCTCGACGTGCGCGACCTGCGCGTGCACTTCGGCACCGAGGACGGCCTGGTCAAGTCGGTGGACGGGATCTCCTTCCAGCTCGAGCGCGGCCAGACCCTCGGCGTGGTCGGCGAGTCCGGCTCCGGCAAGTCCGTCACCTCGCTCTCCCTGCTCGGCCTGCACAAGCGCGCGGACCGCAAGGGCCGCGGCGGCGCCCGGATGTCCGGCGAGATCTGGCTGGACGGCGAGGAGCTGATCTCGGCCGACCAGGGCCGGCTGCAGGAGCTGCGCGGCAACAAGATGGCGATGATCTTCCAGGATCCGCTGTCCGCGATGCACCCGTACTACACGGTCGGCGACCAGCTGATCGAGGCCTACCGGGTGCACAACAAGGTGAGCAAGGCGGTGGCCCGCAAGCGCGCCGTGGAGATGCTCGACCGGGTCGGCATCCCGCAGCCGGACACGCGCGTGGACGACTACCCGCACCAGTTCTCCGGCGGTATGCGCCAGCGCGCCATGATCGCGATGTCGCTCATGTGCGACCCGCAGCTGCTGATCGCGGACGAGCCCACCACGGCCCTCGACGTGACCGTGCAGGCCCAGATCCTCGACCTGATGCGGGATCTGCAGCGCGAGTTCAACTCGGCGCTGATCATCATCACGCACGACCTGGGCGTGGTGGCGGAGCTGGCCGACAACATCATGGTCATGTACGGCGGCAAGGCGATCGAGTACGGCCCGGCCAAGACCGTCTTCACCGCGCCGGAGCACCCGTACACCTGGGGCCTGCTCACCTCGATGCCGCGGCTCGACCGCCCGGTGCAGGACCGGCTGGTGCCGATCCCGGGCAGCCCGCCGTCGCTGATCAACGTGCCCTCGGGCTGCGCGTTCAACCCGCGGTGCGGCTACGTCTCGCTCAACGGCGAGCGGTGCACGAGCGTGGTTCCGGAACTGTTGCAGGTTACGACGGGTGAGCGCCACCTGGTGCGCTGCCACCTGCCGGAAGACGTCCGCCAGCGGACGTTCAACGAAGAGATCAGGACCCTTCTGTGA
- a CDS encoding ABC transporter ATP-binding protein, with protein sequence MSSTAIADARPGGSEALLSVSGLQMHFPIRRGLLRRTVGAVKAVDGLDFEVRPGETVGLVGESGCGKSTTGRLLTRLLEPTGGQVRFEGRDITHMKARELRPMRRDIQMVFQDPQSSLNPRHTIGAIVGAPFEIQGIKSPGGTKRAVQDLLALVGLSPEHYNRYPHEFSGGQRQRIGIARALALKPKLVVADEPVSALDVSIQAQVVNLFEDLQAELNLAYVFIAHDLSVVRHISDRVAVMYLGKIVEIASRDDLYGAARHPYTQALLSAVPIPDPERKEGEGKRDRILLKGDVPSPINPPSGCRFRTRCWKAQEVCATQEPPLVQLTSGPRPTSPDHQVACHFPD encoded by the coding sequence ATCTCCTCCACGGCGATCGCCGACGCCAGGCCCGGCGGTTCCGAGGCCCTGCTGAGCGTCTCCGGCCTGCAGATGCACTTCCCGATCCGCCGGGGCCTGCTGCGTCGCACCGTCGGCGCGGTCAAGGCGGTGGACGGACTCGACTTCGAGGTCCGCCCGGGCGAGACGGTGGGCCTGGTCGGCGAGTCCGGCTGCGGCAAGTCCACCACCGGCCGGCTGCTGACCCGCCTGCTCGAGCCGACCGGTGGACAGGTGCGCTTCGAGGGCCGCGACATCACCCACATGAAGGCGCGCGAGCTGCGCCCGATGCGGCGGGACATCCAGATGGTGTTCCAGGACCCGCAGTCCTCGCTCAACCCGCGCCACACCATCGGCGCGATCGTCGGCGCGCCGTTCGAGATCCAGGGCATCAAGAGCCCGGGCGGCACGAAGCGCGCGGTGCAGGACCTGCTCGCGCTGGTGGGCCTCTCGCCCGAGCACTACAACCGCTACCCGCACGAGTTCTCCGGCGGCCAGCGCCAGCGCATCGGCATCGCCCGCGCGCTGGCCCTGAAGCCGAAGCTCGTGGTCGCGGACGAGCCGGTCTCCGCGCTCGACGTCTCGATCCAGGCGCAGGTGGTGAACCTGTTCGAGGACCTGCAGGCGGAGCTGAACCTGGCCTACGTCTTCATCGCCCACGACCTGTCCGTGGTCCGGCACATCTCGGACCGCGTCGCGGTCATGTACCTGGGCAAGATCGTGGAGATCGCCTCGCGCGACGACCTGTACGGCGCGGCCCGGCACCCCTACACCCAGGCGCTGCTCTCGGCCGTGCCGATCCCCGACCCGGAGCGCAAGGAGGGCGAGGGCAAGCGCGACCGCATCCTGCTCAAGGGCGACGTGCCGTCCCCGATCAACCCGCCGTCCGGCTGCCGCTTCCGCACCCGCTGCTGGAAGGCGCAGGAGGTGTGCGCCACCCAGGAGCCGCCGCTGGTGCAGCTCACCTCGGGCCCGCGTCCGACCAGCCCGGACCACCAGGTGGCCTGCCACTTCCCGGACTAG
- a CDS encoding class I SAM-dependent methyltransferase, whose protein sequence is METSYLDQSYESYADIEDEFQLALDESLDARGPGVLYGLVDLLNLPAGALALDIGCGEGGHAIELARRFGLRVRGFDPVARHLRIARTRLAAEVIAARLPGLFDAVSFEPGVVERLPVESGVADLVWCRDVLVHVDDLGGALAEIARVLTPGGSALIYQMYATDRLEPAEASWLFEAMGCVPRNMRPEYTEAAIEAAGLRVTRREEFGSEWGEYAHEHAGDGGRRLVHAARLLRDPDRYVRRFGRENYEIALGDNLWHVYRMIGKLAGRAYLLRRPM, encoded by the coding sequence GTGGAGACTTCATACCTTGATCAAAGCTACGAGTCCTACGCGGACATAGAGGACGAGTTCCAACTCGCGCTCGACGAGAGCCTGGACGCACGCGGGCCCGGCGTGCTCTACGGCCTGGTCGACCTACTCAACCTGCCGGCCGGGGCGCTGGCGCTGGACATCGGCTGCGGCGAGGGCGGCCACGCCATCGAGCTCGCTCGGCGGTTCGGCCTGCGTGTGCGCGGCTTCGATCCGGTGGCCCGGCACCTGCGGATCGCCCGCACCCGGCTGGCCGCCGAGGTGATCGCGGCGCGGCTGCCCGGCCTGTTCGACGCGGTGAGCTTCGAGCCGGGCGTCGTCGAACGGCTGCCGGTCGAGTCCGGCGTGGCCGACCTGGTGTGGTGCCGGGACGTGCTCGTGCACGTGGACGACCTCGGCGGGGCCCTGGCGGAGATCGCCCGCGTGCTCACGCCGGGCGGCAGTGCTCTGATCTACCAGATGTACGCCACCGACCGGCTCGAGCCGGCCGAGGCGTCCTGGCTCTTCGAGGCGATGGGCTGCGTGCCGCGCAACATGCGCCCGGAGTACACCGAGGCCGCGATCGAGGCGGCCGGACTGCGGGTGACCCGGCGCGAGGAGTTCGGCTCCGAGTGGGGTGAATACGCGCACGAACACGCCGGGGACGGCGGCCGCCGGCTGGTGCACGCCGCCCGGCTGCTGCGCGATCCGGACCGCTACGTGCGCCGATTCGGCCGGGAGAACTACGAGATCGCGCTGGGCGACAACCTCTGGCACGTCTACCGGATGATCGGGAAGCTGGCCGGGCGGGCCTACCTGCTCCGCCGCCCGATGTGA
- a CDS encoding electron transfer flavoprotein subunit beta/FixA family protein, with amino-acid sequence MKIVVLVKQVPDTAADKRLDPDTLAVDRGAVDGLINEMDEFAIEEALQLVEKHGGEVTVVSMGPEDATDAYKKALQMGADKAVFLSDPALAGSDALATSLALAKVLGTLEYDLVILGSEASDARTSLVPALLAERLGLPQLSFASKVEVDGGAIKINRLTDYGHDVVEAALPAVVSVVEKINEPRYPSFKGIMAAKKKPVEALDAAGAGIDAAEVGWAGSRTKVLDATVAPPRAKGTIVSDEGNGGVELVEFLASKKFV; translated from the coding sequence ATGAAAATCGTCGTCCTGGTGAAGCAGGTGCCGGACACGGCCGCGGACAAGCGGCTGGACCCGGACACCCTGGCCGTGGACCGCGGCGCGGTCGACGGCCTGATCAACGAGATGGACGAGTTCGCCATCGAAGAGGCCCTGCAGCTGGTGGAGAAGCACGGCGGCGAGGTCACGGTCGTGTCGATGGGTCCCGAGGACGCCACCGACGCCTACAAGAAGGCGCTGCAGATGGGCGCCGACAAGGCCGTGTTCCTCAGCGACCCGGCGCTGGCCGGCTCGGACGCGCTGGCCACCTCGCTCGCCCTCGCGAAGGTGCTCGGGACCCTCGAGTACGACCTGGTCATCCTCGGCTCCGAGGCCTCCGACGCGCGCACCTCGCTGGTGCCCGCGCTGCTGGCCGAGCGGCTCGGCCTGCCGCAGCTCTCCTTCGCCTCGAAGGTGGAGGTGGACGGCGGCGCCATCAAGATCAACCGGCTGACCGACTACGGGCACGACGTGGTCGAGGCCGCCCTGCCGGCCGTGGTCTCCGTGGTGGAGAAGATCAACGAGCCGCGCTACCCCTCGTTCAAGGGGATCATGGCGGCCAAGAAGAAGCCGGTCGAGGCCCTCGACGCGGCCGGCGCGGGCATCGACGCGGCCGAGGTCGGCTGGGCCGGCTCGCGCACCAAGGTCCTCGACGCGACCGTGGCCCCGCCGCGCGCCAAGGGCACCATCGTCAGCGACGAGGGCAACGGCGGCGTCGAGCTCGTCGAGTTCCTCGCGTCCAAGAAGTTCGTCTGA